From Enterococcus mundtii, the proteins below share one genomic window:
- a CDS encoding amino acid ABC transporter ATP-binding protein yields MTMIKFDSVEKYYGKFHALKNINLEFEKGEVVVVIGPSGSGKSTMLRCINGLETITSGKLLINDVDIRDKNTKLTEIRKNVGMVFQHFNLYPNKTVLENITLAPIKVLKQDEATAVKNAEKFLKTVNMLDKKDSYPSMLSGGQQQRVAIARGLAMNPEMLLFDEPTSALDPEMIGDVLDVMKKLARDGMSMIVVTHEMGFAKEVADRVIFMADGQVLEDSRDVRNFFDDPKEERAKQFISKVINH; encoded by the coding sequence ATGACAATGATTAAATTTGATAGCGTGGAAAAGTATTACGGCAAATTCCATGCGTTGAAAAACATCAATCTTGAGTTTGAAAAAGGGGAAGTTGTCGTTGTCATTGGTCCATCAGGATCAGGAAAAAGTACGATGCTTCGCTGTATCAACGGCTTGGAAACAATCACTTCAGGAAAGCTCTTGATCAATGATGTTGATATTCGCGATAAAAACACAAAATTGACGGAGATTAGAAAAAATGTCGGAATGGTCTTTCAACATTTTAATCTTTACCCCAATAAAACAGTTTTAGAAAACATCACATTGGCACCAATCAAAGTATTAAAACAAGATGAGGCAACTGCTGTAAAAAATGCGGAAAAGTTTTTAAAGACAGTCAATATGCTAGATAAAAAAGATTCCTATCCTTCCATGTTATCTGGTGGACAACAACAGCGTGTAGCGATTGCTCGTGGCTTAGCGATGAATCCCGAAATGCTGTTATTTGACGAGCCAACATCTGCCTTGGACCCAGAGATGATCGGCGATGTCTTGGACGTAATGAAAAAATTGGCAAGAGACGGCATGTCAATGATCGTGGTCACCCATGAAATGGGCTTTGCGAAAGAAGTGGCAGATCGTGTCATTTTTATGGCGGATGGACAAGTATTAGAAGATAGTCGCGATGTGCGCAATTTCTTCGATGATCCAAAAGAAGAACGTGCAAAACAATTTATCAGTAAAGTAATCAATCATTGA
- a CDS encoding transporter substrate-binding domain-containing protein, translated as MRKTTFTRLLFLFGLVFLVLSGCKGSSLAEKDILTRSKETNEIIWGVKYDTRLFGMMDIESRTVQGFDIDIAKAITKKILGEDGKAEFVEVTSKTRIPLLKNGNIDAIIATMTITEERKKQVDFSSVYFDAGQSLLVEKGSPIKSVEDLNAETTVLAVKGSTSAANIREHAPDARILELENYAEAFTALQSGQGDAMTTDNAILLGMAAENPSYELAGGTFTEEPYGIAINKGQENFLDAVNQALAEMVEDGTYDKIYEKWFPDTTQGKID; from the coding sequence ATGCGTAAGACAACATTCACTCGTTTATTATTTCTTTTTGGGCTAGTATTTCTAGTATTGAGCGGCTGTAAAGGTAGCAGTTTGGCAGAAAAAGATATTTTGACTCGTAGCAAAGAAACGAACGAGATCATTTGGGGTGTCAAATACGATACACGATTGTTTGGGATGATGGATATCGAAAGCCGCACAGTTCAAGGGTTTGATATCGATATCGCCAAAGCAATCACGAAGAAGATTTTAGGAGAGGACGGAAAAGCAGAGTTTGTCGAAGTCACTTCTAAAACAAGAATCCCATTATTAAAAAATGGGAATATCGATGCAATCATTGCGACGATGACGATTACCGAAGAACGTAAAAAGCAAGTCGATTTCTCTTCAGTTTATTTTGACGCCGGACAATCATTGCTCGTTGAAAAGGGTAGTCCCATCAAAAGTGTGGAGGATCTAAACGCTGAAACGACTGTTTTAGCGGTAAAAGGCTCGACTTCAGCTGCCAACATCAGAGAACATGCACCTGATGCACGGATCTTGGAGTTAGAGAACTATGCCGAAGCATTTACTGCCTTACAATCGGGGCAAGGCGATGCCATGACAACAGATAATGCGATCTTACTCGGAATGGCAGCGGAGAACCCTAGCTATGAATTAGCAGGAGGAACATTTACCGAAGAGCCTTATGGGATTGCAATCAACAAAGGACAAGAAAATTTCTTGGATGCAGTCAACCAAGCATTAGCAGAAATGGTTGAAGACGGCACCTACGATAAGATTTATGAAAAATGGTTCCCAGATACGACTCAGGGAAAAATTGATTAA
- a CDS encoding amino acid ABC transporter permease, giving the protein MSELIQTYGPAFLDGFKVTILSSVLALLFSLIIGTLMAIFQLSHNKWIRGFAKAYVEFFRNIPLLIIVMFFYVVLPLYWISFDGFQAGTIGLTIYTSAFIAETVRSGIQTVPKGQMEAGLSSGFTYSETMRYIVLPQAFKIVIPPLGNQFINLVKNSSILAIVAGLDIMYQGDLIASETFNTFDTYIIVGLFYLIITLPLSYLMVYLEKKWAVRS; this is encoded by the coding sequence ATGAGTGAATTGATACAAACTTATGGGCCAGCCTTCCTTGATGGATTTAAAGTAACGATCCTATCAAGTGTCTTGGCGCTTTTATTCAGTTTGATCATCGGAACGTTGATGGCGATTTTTCAATTGTCACACAATAAATGGATTCGTGGTTTTGCGAAAGCCTATGTTGAATTTTTTAGGAATATCCCGTTATTGATCATCGTGATGTTCTTCTATGTCGTATTACCACTTTATTGGATCAGCTTTGACGGTTTTCAAGCAGGAACGATCGGGCTGACGATCTATACTTCCGCATTTATTGCAGAAACTGTTCGTTCTGGCATCCAAACTGTGCCAAAAGGTCAAATGGAGGCTGGTCTTTCATCGGGGTTTACTTACTCAGAAACAATGCGATACATCGTATTGCCACAGGCATTTAAAATCGTTATCCCACCATTAGGCAATCAATTTATCAATTTGGTCAAAAATTCATCGATTTTAGCAATTGTCGCTGGTTTGGATATCATGTACCAAGGGGATTTGATTGCCAGTGAGACGTTCAACACGTTTGATACCTATATCATTGTCGGTTTATTTTACTTGATCATTACCTTACCATTGTCTTATTTGATGGTTTATCTTGAGAAAAAATGGGCAGTTCGTTCATAG
- a CDS encoding amino acid ABC transporter permease, which translates to MDFSGAFSWMNIRFLLEGLKVTIEVSLFSIIFSFLIGGLTGVLRFASIPYLSKIVGLIIDIIRNLPLLLIIFFTYFALPQIGIQMNIFWSAVAALTIFESAMLSEIFRAGLNAVPKGQMEAGLSTGLSYVETMRTIIMPQAFKSMIPAIVSQLISLIKDTSLAVIISLPELTHQARIIYGQNTNYVLPMFVMMTFMYFVVCYALSLLSSYLERRKYSY; encoded by the coding sequence ATGGATTTTAGTGGTGCATTTTCATGGATGAATATTCGCTTTTTACTGGAAGGACTAAAAGTAACGATCGAAGTTTCGCTCTTCTCCATCATTTTTAGTTTTTTGATCGGTGGGCTGACAGGTGTTCTTCGTTTTGCGAGTATTCCTTATTTATCAAAAATAGTAGGTTTGATTATCGACATCATTCGTAATCTGCCATTATTGCTTATCATCTTTTTCACTTATTTTGCTTTGCCGCAAATCGGTATCCAAATGAACATCTTTTGGTCAGCAGTTGCAGCATTGACGATTTTTGAATCTGCCATGTTATCAGAGATTTTCCGTGCAGGTTTGAATGCTGTGCCGAAAGGTCAGATGGAAGCAGGACTTTCTACGGGGTTAAGCTATGTGGAAACGATGCGTACGATCATCATGCCGCAAGCATTCAAGTCAATGATCCCTGCCATTGTCAGTCAGTTGATCTCATTGATCAAAGACACTTCTTTAGCGGTGATTATCTCGTTACCAGAGTTGACGCACCAAGCGCGGATCATTTACGGCCAAAATACTAATTATGTCTTACCAATGTTCGTTATGATGACTTTCATGTATTTTGTCGTATGTTACGCACTTTCTTTACTTTCTTCTTACCTAGAAAGAAGAAAGTACAGCTATTAG
- the racE gene encoding glutamate racemase yields MIRLTDKRPIGFIDSGVGGLTVVKEALKQLPNENILYVGDTARCPYGPRPAEQVIAYTWEMTNYLVEKGIKMLVIACNTATAVALEEIKATLSIPVIGVILPGTRAAVKQTKNHRVGVIGTIGTVKSAAYETALLDKAPELKVTSLACPKFVSVVESKEYRSSVAKKIVAQTLLPLELKGIDTLILGCTHYPLLRPIIQNVMGDKVMLIDSGAETIGEVSMLLDYFEISNSPQNGRTLCQFYTTGSAKMFHEIAQDWLGLKELIVESIDLGGKEQ; encoded by the coding sequence ATGATTCGATTGACAGATAAACGTCCGATCGGTTTTATTGATTCAGGGGTTGGCGGTCTTACAGTCGTCAAAGAAGCATTGAAGCAATTGCCGAATGAAAACATATTATACGTTGGCGATACCGCGCGCTGTCCATATGGACCAAGACCCGCAGAGCAAGTGATCGCTTATACATGGGAAATGACGAATTATTTAGTTGAAAAAGGCATAAAGATGCTTGTGATTGCCTGTAATACGGCAACTGCGGTCGCATTAGAAGAAATCAAAGCAACACTCTCGATTCCAGTGATCGGTGTGATTTTGCCAGGAACGAGAGCGGCAGTCAAGCAGACGAAAAATCATCGAGTAGGGGTGATTGGAACAATTGGTACCGTCAAAAGTGCTGCTTACGAGACGGCATTATTGGATAAAGCACCCGAACTGAAAGTTACCAGCTTGGCGTGTCCAAAGTTTGTTTCAGTCGTAGAAAGTAAAGAATACCGATCATCAGTCGCTAAAAAAATCGTGGCTCAAACTTTGCTTCCATTAGAATTAAAAGGGATCGATACCTTGATTTTAGGTTGCACCCATTATCCGCTCCTTCGCCCAATCATTCAGAATGTTATGGGGGATAAAGTCATGCTGATCGATTCAGGAGCAGAAACGATTGGCGAAGTTTCGATGTTACTTGACTATTTTGAAATCAGTAATTCACCACAAAATGGCCGAACGCTTTGTCAGTTTTATACGACAGGATCAGCTAAAATGTTCCATGAGATTGCCCAAGATTGGTTAGGATTAAAAGAACTGATCGTTGAATCGATTGATTTAGGAGGAAAAGAGCAATGA
- the rph gene encoding ribonuclease PH produces the protein MRHDGRNVQDLRKITIETNVLKHPEGSVLISFGDTKVICAATVEESVPPFLKGTGKGWVTAEYSMLPRATNTRNRRESSKGKLSGRTMEIQRLIGRSLRAVVDLEKLGERSIIVDCDVIQADGGTRTASITGAFVALRLAIEKLLQTKVLANDPIKEHLAAISVGILADGTCVTDLDYHEDVAAEVDMNLVMTESGRFVEIQGTGEEATFDGEQLNEMLVYGKTAIESLIFEQKNVLLSEWSDTTPEPTEKTIVIATRNAGKAEEFRTLFAKEGYTVKTLFDYPEIPDVEETGTTFEENARLKAETIAQVLNQPVLADDSGLKVDALGGRPGVYSARFAGEHKSDAANNAKLLFELTDVADEERTAQFHCTLVFAEPNKESLVVEAEWPGRIGRIPKGENGFGYDPLFIPDGYTQTAAEISSEEKNNHSHRGMAMAKLSQVWQAWLEGVE, from the coding sequence ATGCGTCATGACGGAAGAAATGTCCAAGATTTACGTAAAATCACGATTGAAACAAATGTGCTAAAGCATCCAGAAGGATCAGTTTTGATCAGCTTTGGCGATACGAAAGTGATTTGTGCGGCAACGGTTGAAGAGTCAGTGCCCCCCTTTTTAAAAGGGACTGGTAAAGGATGGGTGACAGCAGAATACAGTATGTTGCCTCGCGCCACGAATACGAGAAATCGTCGTGAAAGCAGCAAAGGTAAGTTAAGTGGACGGACGATGGAGATCCAACGCTTGATCGGTCGTTCGTTGCGTGCGGTCGTCGATCTCGAGAAACTTGGTGAACGTAGTATCATCGTTGATTGTGACGTGATCCAAGCAGACGGTGGCACCCGAACAGCAAGTATTACAGGTGCATTTGTGGCTTTAAGATTAGCAATCGAAAAATTATTACAGACAAAAGTGTTAGCGAATGATCCAATCAAAGAACATTTAGCCGCCATCAGTGTAGGGATTTTAGCTGATGGGACATGTGTGACTGATTTGGATTATCACGAAGACGTGGCAGCGGAAGTCGACATGAACTTAGTGATGACGGAATCAGGCAGATTTGTGGAGATCCAAGGCACAGGCGAAGAAGCTACCTTTGATGGTGAACAATTGAACGAAATGCTTGTTTATGGTAAAACAGCGATCGAATCACTGATTTTTGAACAAAAAAATGTTTTGTTGAGCGAATGGTCAGACACTACGCCTGAACCGACAGAAAAAACGATTGTGATTGCTACTCGAAACGCAGGCAAAGCAGAAGAGTTCCGTACCTTATTTGCGAAGGAAGGCTATACAGTCAAAACATTGTTCGATTATCCTGAGATACCTGATGTCGAAGAAACAGGTACAACATTCGAAGAAAACGCCCGGTTAAAAGCAGAAACGATTGCTCAAGTATTGAACCAGCCAGTATTGGCGGATGACTCTGGCCTGAAAGTCGATGCGTTAGGTGGCAGACCAGGAGTTTATTCTGCCCGTTTTGCTGGCGAACATAAGAGTGATGCGGCAAATAACGCAAAACTGCTTTTTGAATTAACCGATGTAGCTGATGAAGAACGCACCGCACAATTTCATTGTACGTTGGTTTTTGCTGAACCAAATAAAGAAAGTTTAGTCGTGGAAGCAGAGTGGCCTGGACGAATTGGTCGGATACCTAAAGGCGAAAATGGCTTTGGCTATGACCCTTTGTTCATTCCTGATGGGTACACTCAAACAGCGGCAGAAATCTCAAGTGAAGAAAAAAATAACCATAGTCACCGAGGCATGGCCATGGCAAAACTAAGCCAAGTTTGGCAGGCATGGTTGGAAGGAGTGGAGTAG
- a CDS encoding metallophosphoesterase, with product MRYLVVSDNHGDRAIIKELLSQYQNQVDYFFHCGDSELDATDEVWETYFGVQGNCDFGTDFETKRVVDTGLDRVYMTHGHLSNVRFGLTQLALEAKEQHATIALFGHTHQLGCEFEEGILFLNPGSISQPRGMIQIPAYAIIESTKETLAVQYYNRSHKKIDNMAFEYKR from the coding sequence ATGCGCTATTTAGTCGTTAGTGACAATCATGGGGATCGAGCAATCATCAAAGAATTGCTGTCCCAATACCAAAATCAAGTTGATTATTTTTTTCATTGCGGTGATTCAGAACTTGACGCAACAGATGAAGTTTGGGAAACTTATTTCGGTGTACAAGGCAATTGTGATTTCGGCACAGACTTTGAGACTAAACGAGTTGTAGATACTGGGCTTGATCGGGTATATATGACTCACGGCCATTTATCGAATGTCCGCTTTGGTTTGACTCAGTTAGCCCTTGAAGCAAAAGAGCAACACGCAACGATTGCTCTTTTTGGTCACACCCATCAACTAGGGTGTGAATTTGAAGAAGGTATCTTGTTCTTGAATCCAGGAAGCATCTCCCAACCTCGAGGAATGATCCAAATCCCAGCATACGCAATCATCGAGAGTACGAAAGAGACACTTGCTGTCCAGTACTATAATCGATCACACAAAAAAATCGATAACATGGCATTTGAATATAAACGCTGA
- the cbpB gene encoding cyclic-di-AMP-binding protein CbpB: MIGPIVRELLLQNQETFLVPAENVANVMYQHPLSHGLLVLSKVGYTKIPVLGKDDRFVGLVSLSNVVNKMMDLQTISMEPLEGLTVADVMETDVPTIDENWELEEVLHLLVDASFLPVVTEDKVFKGIITRKELLKAVNYMVHELERQNIVSPKIDVDELRERIDIVS, translated from the coding sequence ATGATTGGACCAATTGTAAGAGAGTTATTACTGCAAAATCAAGAGACATTTTTGGTTCCAGCAGAAAACGTGGCAAATGTTATGTATCAACATCCGTTATCGCATGGACTATTAGTTTTATCGAAAGTGGGCTACACTAAAATCCCTGTCTTAGGGAAAGATGATCGCTTTGTTGGTCTAGTCAGTCTATCAAATGTTGTCAATAAGATGATGGATCTACAAACAATCAGTATGGAACCATTAGAAGGCCTAACAGTGGCTGATGTAATGGAAACCGATGTACCAACCATTGATGAAAATTGGGAACTAGAAGAAGTTCTTCATTTACTAGTTGATGCTTCGTTCTTGCCAGTCGTCACAGAGGATAAAGTGTTCAAAGGAATCATCACACGAAAAGAGTTACTGAAAGCAGTCAATTACATGGTACACGAATTAGAACGCCAAAATATTGTATCACCTAAAATAGATGTAGATGAATTGAGAGAAAGAATCGATATCGTTAGTTAA
- a CDS encoding mechanosensitive ion channel family protein: protein MFSFIATAETTSSTGENLTDQAVSQLNAFQRFWNNIDWDGIFSTMIQKGLFLIFLIILFGLINRIGKYLIDKSFKQYSKKTVLNGSRLKTLQSLLNTIFNYTIGFFFIYAILSVIGVPIGSLLAGAGIAGVAIGLGAQGFMSDVITGFFIIMEQQMDVGDYVKLTNLTIEGTVVSVGIRTLQLKGVDGTVHFIPNRSITTISNLSRSNMQVVLDIRIVPEEGYDKIYEIIQKVNETLAVKYEEELQTEPSIFGLVDIGNSNFAIRTICYVLNGKQFELKEEFLSSYVKELTAAGYSIPNTPIVLK, encoded by the coding sequence ATGTTTTCATTCATTGCAACAGCAGAAACAACAAGCTCAACCGGAGAAAATTTGACCGATCAAGCGGTCAGTCAACTTAATGCGTTCCAACGTTTTTGGAATAATATTGATTGGGATGGGATTTTTTCTACAATGATCCAAAAAGGATTATTCCTTATTTTTTTGATTATTCTTTTTGGACTCATCAATCGAATCGGTAAATACTTGATCGACAAATCTTTTAAACAATATTCAAAAAAAACCGTTCTTAACGGTAGCCGCTTAAAAACGTTACAAAGTCTTTTAAATACCATTTTCAATTATACGATTGGCTTTTTCTTTATTTATGCCATCCTATCCGTGATTGGTGTGCCGATTGGTTCACTATTAGCCGGAGCAGGGATTGCCGGAGTAGCCATCGGTTTAGGGGCACAAGGCTTTATGAGTGACGTAATCACTGGCTTCTTTATCATCATGGAACAACAAATGGACGTAGGCGACTATGTCAAATTAACGAATCTAACTATCGAAGGAACCGTGGTATCCGTTGGTATCCGGACACTGCAACTCAAAGGTGTTGACGGTACCGTTCACTTCATTCCAAACCGTAGTATCACAACGATCAGTAACCTCTCTCGTTCCAATATGCAAGTCGTTCTTGATATTCGGATCGTTCCGGAAGAAGGCTATGATAAGATCTATGAGATCATTCAAAAAGTCAATGAAACGTTAGCTGTAAAATACGAAGAGGAATTACAAACTGAGCCATCGATCTTTGGATTGGTCGATATCGGCAACAGCAACTTTGCGATTCGGACGATCTGTTACGTTTTAAATGGTAAACAGTTCGAATTGAAAGAAGAATTTTTGAGTTCATATGTCAAAGAACTGACAGCTGCCGGTTACAGCATCCCAAATACACCAATCGTGTTGAAATAG